Proteins co-encoded in one Armatimonadota bacterium genomic window:
- the proB gene encoding glutamate 5-kinase, whose product MGVHHAPFDPSTCRRVVVKVGSALIADPASRAIPRLAGELAELRRGGREVVVVSSGAVALGTARLKLPTRPLSIPAKQAAAAVGQPLLMQAWAEAFGRHGLATAQVLLTAFDLADRARFLNARHTVETLLRWGVIPVVNENDTVAVEELKFGDNDHLSVLLATLVGADLLLVLSDVEALYDRDPRIHPDARPIRRVDRVDRELLARAGAEPGEVGTGGMRSKLLAAEKALAAGIPMWLLPGQRPHVIREALSGAPVGTLFWSAQRRYSGRKRWLYQLPRPAGELLLDAGAARALREEGASLLPAGILGVRGEFGVGDPVRCLDPQGRLVGVGLVNYSASEIERIKGAHTREIETRLGYKHSDEVIHRDHFVLAGDLEAEASYTGGVR is encoded by the coding sequence ATGGGAGTTCACCACGCTCCCTTCGATCCCTCCACGTGCCGCCGGGTGGTGGTGAAGGTCGGAAGCGCCCTCATCGCGGATCCGGCCTCCCGGGCGATTCCGCGCCTTGCGGGCGAACTCGCGGAGCTGCGGCGCGGGGGACGAGAGGTGGTGGTGGTCTCCTCCGGTGCGGTGGCCTTGGGCACCGCGCGGCTGAAGCTCCCCACCCGGCCCCTCTCCATCCCCGCCAAGCAGGCGGCGGCCGCGGTGGGCCAGCCGCTCCTCATGCAGGCGTGGGCGGAAGCCTTCGGGCGCCACGGCCTGGCAACGGCCCAGGTGCTCCTCACCGCCTTCGACCTCGCGGACCGGGCCCGGTTCCTCAACGCCCGGCACACGGTGGAGACCCTACTGCGGTGGGGAGTCATCCCCGTGGTAAACGAGAACGATACCGTGGCGGTGGAGGAGCTGAAGTTCGGTGATAACGACCACCTCTCTGTCCTCCTCGCCACCCTGGTGGGTGCAGACCTTCTCCTGGTGCTCTCCGATGTGGAAGCCCTGTACGATCGGGATCCCCGCATACACCCGGACGCCCGCCCCATCCGGAGGGTTGATCGGGTGGACCGGGAGCTCCTGGCCCGGGCCGGGGCCGAGCCCGGGGAGGTGGGCACGGGCGGAATGCGCTCGAAGCTGCTGGCCGCGGAGAAGGCCCTCGCCGCGGGGATTCCCATGTGGTTGCTGCCTGGCCAACGCCCGCACGTGATCCGGGAGGCCCTCTCGGGAGCCCCCGTGGGAACCCTCTTCTGGAGCGCCCAGAGGCGGTACTCGGGACGGAAACGGTGGCTGTACCAGCTGCCGCGGCCTGCGGGAGAACTTCTCCTGGACGCGGGGGCGGCCCGGGCCCTCCGAGAGGAGGGCGCCTCGCTTCTGCCCGCGGGGATCCTGGGCGTGCGGGGGGAGTTCGGCGTGGGAGACCCCGTACGCTGCCTGGATCCCCAGGGGCGGCTCGTGGGGGTGGGGCTGGTGAACTACAGCGCCAGCGAGATCGAGCGCATCAAAGGAGCCCACACCCGGGAGATCGAGACCCGGCTGGGCTACAAGCACTCCGATGAGGTGATCCACCGGGATCACTTCGTGCTGGCGGGGGATCTGGAGGCAGAGGCATCCTACACGGGAGGGGTGCGATGA
- a CDS encoding glutamate-5-semialdehyde dehydrogenase, with the protein MIELASELRQMGERARAAAQQLLRASPGAKQRALMRTAELLEARWPEVLEANRKDLEAARGLPKPKLERLRLGDRRRDDLAEGLRQIASLPDPVGEIEQITVRPNGLLVGRMRVPLGVIGLIYEARPDATVEASAVALKAGNAILLRGGKEARYSNEALVRLIRQALEESGLPPDAVQLLPAGDRQSVLEMCRMEGVLDLLIPRGGEELIRFVQEHARVPVLAHAKGVNHLYVDEEADLEMAVRIAVNAKAQRPATCNALEKVLVHQTVAAAFLPRLAVAMREAGVELRGCPRTQRILPHAIPAREEDWSTEYLDLVLAVRVVDSFEEALAHIARYGSRHTEAIVTRNHDRALRFLREVDASLVLVNASTRFNDGFQLGLGAEIGISTTKLHAYGPMGVRELTTTKFVALGQGQVRT; encoded by the coding sequence ATGATCGAACTGGCGAGCGAGCTGCGGCAGATGGGAGAGCGGGCCCGTGCAGCCGCACAGCAACTCCTGCGGGCTTCACCCGGGGCCAAGCAGCGGGCCTTGATGCGGACCGCGGAGCTGCTGGAGGCTCGGTGGCCGGAAGTCCTGGAGGCCAACCGCAAGGACCTGGAGGCCGCCCGGGGGCTCCCGAAGCCCAAGCTGGAGCGGCTGCGGTTGGGGGATCGCCGCCGGGACGACCTCGCAGAAGGCCTGCGGCAGATCGCTTCCCTTCCCGATCCCGTCGGGGAGATCGAGCAGATCACCGTGCGGCCCAACGGTCTCCTCGTGGGCCGCATGCGGGTGCCGCTGGGCGTGATCGGGCTGATCTATGAAGCCCGGCCGGATGCCACGGTAGAGGCCAGCGCGGTGGCCCTCAAGGCGGGGAACGCCATCCTCCTGCGGGGCGGAAAAGAGGCCCGATACAGCAACGAGGCCTTGGTGCGTCTGATCCGCCAGGCCCTGGAGGAATCCGGCCTCCCCCCGGACGCGGTGCAGCTCCTGCCCGCGGGAGATCGGCAATCGGTGCTGGAGATGTGCCGGATGGAGGGCGTGCTCGACCTCCTCATCCCCAGGGGCGGGGAGGAGCTCATCCGGTTCGTACAGGAGCACGCCCGGGTCCCGGTGCTGGCCCACGCCAAGGGGGTAAACCACCTCTACGTGGACGAGGAGGCGGATCTCGAGATGGCGGTGCGCATCGCGGTGAACGCCAAGGCCCAGCGTCCCGCAACCTGCAACGCCCTGGAGAAGGTGCTGGTGCACCAGACGGTGGCGGCTGCGTTCCTGCCTCGGCTGGCGGTCGCCATGCGGGAGGCGGGGGTAGAGCTGCGGGGCTGTCCCCGCACCCAGCGGATCCTGCCGCACGCAATCCCCGCCCGGGAGGAGGACTGGAGCACAGAGTACCTGGATCTGGTGCTCGCCGTGCGGGTGGTGGACTCCTTCGAGGAAGCCCTCGCGCATATCGCCCGGTACGGCTCCCGGCATACGGAGGCCATCGTGACCCGGAATCACGACCGGGCCCTGCGCTTTCTGCGGGAGGTGGACGCCTCCCTGGTGTTGGTGAACGCCAGCACCCGGTTCAACGACGGGTTCCAGCTGGGCCTGGGCGCGGAGATCGGAATCAGCACCACGAAGCTGCATGCCTACGGGCCCATGGGCGTTCGGGAACTCACCACCACCAAGTTCGTGGCCCTGGGCCAGGGACAGGTGCGCACCTAG
- a CDS encoding peroxiredoxin family protein: MAQLRQHYQAFRSRGAEVVAIGPETRPAMAEYWAAQGIPFPGIPDPEHRIAERFGQEVRRSRFGRLPALLVVDAGGTVRAAWYGRSMRDLPDPQRILAVLEDLP, from the coding sequence CTGGCGCAGTTGCGCCAGCACTACCAAGCGTTTCGGAGCCGGGGAGCGGAGGTGGTGGCTATCGGTCCGGAAACACGCCCTGCCATGGCAGAATACTGGGCCGCGCAGGGAATCCCCTTCCCGGGGATCCCGGATCCCGAGCACCGGATTGCGGAACGCTTCGGCCAGGAGGTCCGTCGGAGCCGGTTCGGCCGGCTCCCCGCCCTCCTTGTGGTGGACGCAGGGGGTACCGTGCGGGCCGCGTGGTACGGTCGATCCATGCGGGATCTCCCGGACCCTCAGCGCATCCTCGCCGTGCTGGAAGACCTCCCATGA
- the purE gene encoding 5-(carboxyamino)imidazole ribonucleotide mutase — MRNPPAQTRPLVGVIMGSSSDWETMRHAVATLEALGVPHEVRVVSAHRTPELMAEYARSAEERGLLVIIAGAGGAAHLPGMTAAHTVLPVLGVPVESQALRGLDSLLSIVQMPAGVPVGTLAIGRAGAINAALLAASIVGLKHPEVLDRLRRYREAQKQEVLAHPDPRTER; from the coding sequence ATGAGGAATCCTCCTGCCCAAACCCGTCCGCTCGTAGGGGTCATCATGGGATCCTCCTCCGACTGGGAGACCATGCGGCACGCGGTAGCTACCCTCGAGGCGCTGGGAGTCCCCCATGAGGTGCGAGTCGTGAGCGCCCACCGCACCCCGGAGCTTATGGCGGAGTACGCGCGGAGCGCGGAAGAGCGGGGGCTCCTGGTGATCATCGCAGGTGCAGGCGGGGCTGCCCACCTGCCGGGCATGACCGCGGCCCACACGGTGCTCCCCGTGCTGGGCGTGCCCGTGGAGTCCCAGGCCCTGCGGGGCCTGGATTCCCTGCTCAGCATCGTGCAGATGCCCGCGGGCGTACCCGTGGGAACCCTGGCCATCGGGCGGGCCGGAGCCATCAACGCCGCCCTTCTTGCTGCCAGCATCGTGGGGCTCAAGCATCCAGAGGTCCTGGATCGGTTGCGGCGGTACCGGGAGGCCCAAAAGCAGGAGGTGCTGGCCCACCCGGATCCCCGCACGGAGAGATGA
- a CDS encoding 5-(carboxyamino)imidazole ribonucleotide synthase yields MRIGVLGGGQLGRMLALSGYPLGFSFRFLDPSPEACAGQVGELLVGDYRDEALLRRFGEGLEVVTYEFENVPAEAARSLARWLPVHPTPKALEVAQDRLTEKRFFSSLGIPTPPFCTVESPENLEAGAAQLGLPALLKTRRGGYDGKGQILLRGREDLDPAWAALGGRDLILERLVPFDREVSLLAVRAASGEVACYPLVENHHREGILRLSLAPAPGLTPGLQAKAEAYARRVLEALGYVGVVAIEFFQVGEELLANEMAPRVHNSGHWTLEGAETSQFQNHLRAIAGLPLGSTAPLGASAMVNLIGQKPDFRKLLALPGAHLHWYGKSVRPGRKVGHVTLRADSEQALRQLLPQLAELLGEPLPAPYRMASSR; encoded by the coding sequence ATGAGGATCGGGGTTCTCGGAGGCGGTCAGCTCGGCCGGATGCTGGCCCTCTCAGGGTATCCGCTCGGCTTCTCCTTCCGGTTCCTGGACCCTTCTCCCGAAGCCTGCGCGGGACAGGTGGGGGAGCTTCTGGTCGGAGACTACCGGGACGAAGCCCTCCTGCGCCGGTTTGGGGAGGGCCTCGAGGTAGTCACCTACGAGTTCGAGAACGTGCCTGCGGAGGCAGCCCGATCTTTGGCGCGGTGGCTTCCCGTCCATCCAACCCCCAAAGCCCTGGAAGTGGCCCAGGACCGGCTCACGGAAAAACGATTTTTCTCCTCGCTCGGGATCCCAACACCCCCCTTCTGCACGGTGGAAAGCCCGGAGAACCTGGAGGCGGGGGCGGCGCAACTGGGGCTTCCGGCCCTCCTGAAGACCCGGCGCGGCGGATACGACGGCAAGGGCCAGATCCTCCTCCGGGGTCGAGAGGACCTGGATCCCGCATGGGCGGCCCTGGGCGGCCGGGATCTTATCCTGGAGCGACTCGTGCCCTTCGACCGGGAGGTCTCTCTCCTGGCGGTGCGGGCTGCAAGCGGGGAGGTGGCCTGCTATCCACTCGTAGAGAACCACCACCGGGAGGGAATCCTGCGGCTTTCCCTGGCTCCCGCCCCGGGGCTCACCCCCGGGCTCCAAGCGAAGGCTGAGGCGTACGCCCGGAGGGTCCTGGAGGCCCTGGGGTACGTGGGGGTAGTAGCCATCGAGTTCTTCCAGGTAGGGGAGGAACTCCTCGCCAACGAGATGGCGCCCCGGGTGCACAACAGCGGGCACTGGACCCTGGAAGGGGCCGAGACGAGCCAGTTTCAGAACCACCTGCGGGCCATCGCGGGACTACCGCTCGGCTCCACCGCGCCGCTGGGCGCGAGCGCCATGGTGAACCTCATCGGCCAGAAGCCAGACTTCCGGAAACTCCTCGCCCTGCCCGGAGCCCACCTCCACTGGTATGGGAAATCGGTGCGGCCGGGCCGGAAGGTAGGCCATGTTACCCTGCGGGCGGATTCGGAGCAAGCGCTCCGCCAGCTGCTCCCGCAGCTGGCGGAGCTCCTGGGAGAGCCCCTTCCAGCTCCCTACCGGATGGCCTCCTCCCGGTAG
- the uvrC gene encoding excinuclease ABC subunit UvrC has product MDHAPNLEEKLRALPAQPGVYLLRDRAGRVIYVGKAASLRNRVRTYFQDLRTAPSPRIRHLMTKVFDFDVVVCANEVEALVLETNLIKQHRPRYNVRMADDKAYPYIKITNEPYPKIMMTRRIVQDGARYFGPYPYHEPKLVRRTIRTIRKLFRLRSCRIEIDRSLPRPCLDHAMGLCTAPCVAWGATQEQYGEQVRKAVLFLEGKQEAVLEALRREMQEAADRLEFERAAALRDQIRAMEAIGQRQRTSGPGLLDRDVVAVHTDGDDACAQVFFVRGGRLVGQEHFSLTGALNHTAAEVLRTFLEQFYAHATTIPPEVLIPEPVEDQELIAQWLQARRGEPVRVAVPERGADRELVEMARENARVHLEQERVRLMGREGSAVRALQQVLGLVDPPFRIEGYDVSNFQSGEAVACLVTFEGGRPRKEAYRRFRIRSMPGPNDVAMLREALHRRLENAREEAEALQKGATLKPRWSVLPDLILVDGGRPQLQAALEVLSAFGMRIPVVALAKREELVYRPDTPDPLRLPPDSVALQLLQRVRDEAHRFANAYHRKLRDRRIVYSVLDEIPGVGEKRKRELIRHFGSVRRLREASEEEVAAVVGPKVARKVLAFLQTRKLPTYREEAIR; this is encoded by the coding sequence ATGGACCATGCGCCGAACCTGGAGGAAAAGCTGCGGGCGCTGCCGGCCCAGCCCGGGGTGTACCTCCTCCGAGATCGGGCGGGGCGGGTGATCTACGTGGGGAAGGCCGCGTCCCTGCGGAACCGGGTGCGCACCTACTTCCAGGATCTCCGCACCGCTCCCTCCCCCCGCATCCGACACCTCATGACCAAGGTCTTCGACTTCGACGTGGTGGTGTGCGCCAACGAGGTGGAGGCCTTGGTCCTGGAGACGAACCTCATCAAGCAGCACCGGCCCCGGTACAACGTGCGGATGGCGGACGACAAGGCCTATCCCTACATCAAGATCACCAACGAGCCCTATCCGAAGATCATGATGACCAGGAGGATCGTGCAGGACGGCGCCCGCTACTTCGGCCCCTATCCCTACCACGAGCCGAAGTTGGTGCGCCGCACCATCCGCACCATCCGGAAGCTATTCCGGCTGCGCAGCTGTCGGATCGAGATCGATCGATCCTTGCCCCGGCCCTGCCTGGATCATGCCATGGGGCTGTGCACCGCACCCTGCGTAGCCTGGGGCGCCACCCAGGAGCAGTATGGGGAGCAGGTTCGGAAAGCGGTGCTGTTCCTGGAAGGAAAGCAGGAAGCGGTGCTGGAAGCCCTGCGGCGCGAGATGCAGGAGGCCGCCGACCGCCTCGAGTTCGAGCGGGCCGCGGCTCTGCGGGACCAGATCCGGGCCATGGAGGCCATCGGGCAGCGCCAGCGCACCTCCGGCCCGGGTCTACTGGATCGGGACGTGGTGGCGGTGCACACGGACGGGGACGACGCCTGCGCCCAGGTCTTCTTCGTGCGCGGGGGGCGGCTGGTGGGTCAAGAGCACTTTTCCCTTACGGGCGCCCTCAACCACACCGCCGCGGAGGTCCTGCGCACCTTCCTCGAGCAGTTCTACGCCCACGCCACCACGATTCCTCCAGAGGTGCTTATCCCGGAGCCCGTGGAGGACCAGGAGCTTATCGCCCAATGGCTCCAGGCACGGCGGGGGGAGCCGGTTCGGGTGGCGGTGCCGGAGCGGGGGGCGGATCGGGAGTTGGTGGAGATGGCTCGAGAGAACGCCCGGGTGCATCTGGAGCAGGAGCGGGTGCGGCTGATGGGCCGGGAGGGGTCTGCGGTGCGGGCGCTGCAGCAGGTTCTGGGCCTTGTGGATCCGCCCTTCCGCATCGAGGGGTATGACGTCTCCAACTTTCAGTCCGGGGAGGCGGTGGCCTGTCTGGTGACCTTCGAGGGAGGGCGGCCCCGCAAGGAGGCCTACCGCCGGTTCCGGATCCGATCCATGCCCGGGCCCAACGACGTGGCCATGCTTCGGGAGGCCCTGCACCGCCGGCTCGAAAACGCCCGGGAGGAAGCGGAGGCCTTACAGAAGGGCGCAACCCTCAAGCCCAGGTGGTCCGTGCTCCCGGACCTCATCCTGGTGGACGGCGGCCGGCCGCAGCTCCAGGCTGCCCTGGAAGTCCTCTCCGCATTCGGGATGCGGATCCCCGTGGTAGCCCTCGCCAAGCGGGAGGAGCTCGTGTACCGGCCGGATACTCCCGACCCCCTCCGACTCCCGCCCGACTCCGTGGCCCTCCAGCTCCTGCAGCGGGTGCGGGATGAAGCCCACCGGTTCGCCAACGCCTACCACCGGAAGCTCCGGGATCGGCGCATCGTGTACTCGGTGCTGGACGAGATCCCGGGAGTGGGCGAGAAGCGGAAGCGGGAGCTCATCCGGCACTTCGGCTCCGTACGCCGCCTGCGGGAGGCCAGTGAGGAGGAGGTGGCAGCGGTGGTGGGGCCGAAGGTGGCCCGTAAGGTTTTGGCGTTCCTGCAGACCCGCAAACTCCCCACCTACCGGGAGGAGGCCATCCGGTAG
- a CDS encoding DEAD/DEAH box helicase has translation MDLSFHPLVTRWFRERFPEPTPAQRLGWPAIAAGEDTLIAAPTGSGKTLAAFLWSLSGLLSSRLLPDQIQVVYVSPLRALSNDVHRNLHEPLQQIRELAGRLGVWVPEVRVAVRTGDTLPRERDRMIRRPPHILVTTPESLYLLLTAPRSREVLRGTRTVIVDELHAIAQDKRGAHLALSLERLDALTGRPCQRIGLSATAHPLETLARLLVGGARCGPDGSPRCAIVDAGWQRSWDLSIWLPGQVLGPVATHELWTEVYDRIAELAGQHRTTLVFVSTRRLAERVAHRLTERLGEGRVASHHGSLARTLRLETERRLKQGELSVVVATASLELGIDVGSVDLVCHVGAPRAISTLLQRVGRSGHGVNRVPKGVLFPLTRDELVQCAAAVWAVRRGVLDQVILPEKPLDVLAQQMVAIAASEPISEQDLFALVRRAYPYRDLSWREFQQVLEMLSEGIAARRGRAGALLHRDRVNGVVRARRGARMVALTCGGTIPETFDFDVIAEPDEAFIGRVNEDFAIESQAGDVFLLGNTSWRVRRVESSGRVRVENAHGAPPTIPFWLGEAPARTWELSQAVSDLRAEVAARIQDRARAVAWLAQETGLDAAGAEQLVDYVRETVAVLGCVPTQTCVVAERFFDEAGGMQIVLHAPFGARVNRAWGLALRKRFCLTFDFELQAAATDDGIVLSLGAQHSFPLELIFSFVRSQTVGKDLLQATLQSPLFGTRWRQNAQRALALLRQRGGRKVPPQIQRMQAEDLLAAVFPDQVGCQDNRMGPITPPDHPLVNETLRSCLQETMDLARLVEIVERMERGEIRTVAVETPQPSAMSHEILNANPYAFLDDAPLEERRARAVQLRRVDPDLARGPGALDPEAVAEVRAQVAPDVRDPDELHDLLHTLVLLPLEEADSWRGVAEALLCQGRATVAAMDRLRAYVAVERVPFVRAIWPQAHFLPEPQIPPDLPQPTREEAVLAVVRGWMPCLGPTTVPALAVRLGLPEGEVSAALAALEGVGIVLRGHYSPGVEEEEWCERTLLARIHRLTVDRLRREIEPVTPADFIRFLFRWQHVHPGTQLHGRGGLLEVIGQLQGLELPAEAWETSVLPARVSAYNPADLEALCLGGVIAWGRIVPNGGPESDRVRRRRGVVRTTPIAFLLREDLAVYVRPAEPCLIGLGGTARDALAYLEAHGASFLSDIARAIGRLPSEVEAALWELVAAGLVSGDGVGGLRQLLRRGRRRRGLRALPGGLYGRSLPVGRWALWRPTEEVPEPERTERIAQHLLRRYGVVFREVLARERAAPPWRDLVRVYRRWELQGRIRGGRFVSGFAGEQYALPEAVEALRAVRRTPGHPETVVVSAADPLNLVGILVPGERISPFSDLWIAFRNGVPVKSAPLGALLRLVQPPTAPTVGGTTAM, from the coding sequence ATGGACCTGTCCTTCCACCCCCTCGTGACGCGCTGGTTCCGGGAACGGTTCCCCGAGCCCACCCCGGCCCAACGGCTGGGCTGGCCTGCCATCGCCGCAGGCGAGGACACCCTCATCGCGGCACCCACGGGCTCGGGCAAGACCCTCGCGGCCTTTCTGTGGTCCCTGAGCGGGCTCCTCTCCTCGCGGTTGCTTCCGGATCAGATCCAGGTGGTGTACGTCTCGCCCCTGCGGGCCCTGAGCAACGACGTCCACCGCAACCTGCACGAACCCCTTCAGCAGATCCGGGAGCTGGCGGGACGTCTAGGGGTGTGGGTGCCGGAGGTCCGGGTGGCGGTGCGCACGGGGGATACGCTTCCCCGCGAGCGGGACCGGATGATCCGCCGTCCTCCACACATCCTCGTGACGACCCCCGAATCCCTCTACCTCCTGCTCACCGCGCCCCGCAGCCGGGAGGTCCTGCGCGGTACGCGCACGGTGATCGTGGATGAGCTCCACGCCATAGCCCAGGACAAGCGGGGGGCACACCTCGCCCTCAGCCTGGAGCGGCTGGATGCCCTCACGGGACGACCCTGTCAGCGCATCGGGCTCAGCGCCACTGCCCATCCCTTGGAGACGCTGGCCCGGCTGCTGGTCGGCGGGGCCCGGTGCGGGCCGGACGGCTCCCCACGTTGCGCCATCGTGGACGCGGGATGGCAGCGGAGCTGGGACCTTTCCATCTGGCTCCCCGGGCAGGTCCTGGGACCTGTCGCCACCCATGAACTCTGGACGGAGGTGTACGACCGGATCGCGGAGCTCGCAGGGCAGCACCGCACCACCCTGGTGTTCGTGAGCACGCGCCGGCTCGCAGAGCGGGTGGCCCATCGGCTCACGGAGCGGCTGGGCGAGGGCCGGGTGGCCTCCCACCACGGGAGCCTCGCCCGCACCCTGCGGCTGGAGACGGAGCGCCGGCTCAAGCAGGGGGAGCTGTCGGTGGTGGTGGCCACCGCCTCCCTGGAGCTCGGCATCGACGTTGGCTCCGTGGACCTCGTCTGCCACGTGGGCGCTCCCCGGGCCATCTCCACCCTTCTCCAGCGGGTGGGCCGGAGTGGGCACGGCGTGAACCGGGTGCCGAAGGGCGTGCTCTTCCCTCTCACCCGCGACGAGCTGGTGCAATGTGCGGCCGCGGTGTGGGCTGTGCGTCGGGGGGTGTTAGACCAAGTGATCCTCCCGGAAAAACCCCTCGATGTGCTGGCCCAACAGATGGTGGCCATCGCGGCTTCAGAACCCATCTCTGAGCAGGATCTGTTCGCGCTGGTGCGGCGGGCCTATCCGTACCGAGATCTCAGCTGGCGGGAGTTCCAGCAGGTGCTGGAGATGCTCTCCGAGGGGATCGCCGCGCGCCGGGGGAGGGCCGGGGCGCTGCTGCACCGGGACCGGGTGAACGGTGTGGTGCGGGCCCGTCGGGGTGCCCGGATGGTCGCCCTCACCTGCGGGGGAACGATCCCGGAGACCTTCGATTTCGATGTGATCGCGGAGCCCGACGAGGCCTTCATCGGCCGGGTAAACGAGGATTTCGCCATCGAAAGCCAAGCAGGGGACGTGTTCCTGCTGGGCAACACCTCCTGGCGGGTGCGCCGCGTGGAGAGCAGCGGCCGGGTACGGGTGGAGAACGCCCACGGAGCCCCGCCCACCATCCCCTTCTGGCTAGGCGAAGCGCCGGCCCGCACTTGGGAGCTCTCCCAAGCGGTCTCGGATCTACGGGCGGAGGTGGCTGCCCGGATCCAGGACCGGGCACGCGCGGTGGCGTGGCTCGCGCAGGAGACCGGCCTGGATGCCGCGGGTGCCGAGCAGCTGGTGGACTATGTGCGGGAGACCGTGGCGGTGCTGGGATGTGTACCGACCCAGACGTGCGTGGTGGCGGAGCGGTTCTTCGACGAGGCGGGCGGGATGCAGATCGTGCTCCATGCGCCCTTCGGCGCTCGGGTGAACCGGGCGTGGGGATTGGCCCTCCGCAAGCGCTTCTGCCTGACCTTCGATTTCGAGCTGCAGGCCGCGGCCACGGACGACGGCATCGTGCTCTCCCTGGGCGCGCAGCACAGCTTCCCTCTCGAGCTCATCTTCTCCTTCGTCCGATCTCAGACCGTGGGGAAGGATCTCCTCCAGGCCACCTTGCAGTCCCCACTCTTCGGCACGCGGTGGCGGCAGAACGCCCAACGGGCCCTGGCCCTCCTCCGTCAGCGGGGCGGCCGGAAGGTGCCACCCCAGATCCAGCGCATGCAGGCGGAAGACCTCCTGGCCGCGGTGTTTCCGGACCAGGTGGGTTGCCAGGACAACCGCATGGGCCCCATCACCCCGCCGGACCACCCGCTGGTGAACGAGACCCTTCGCAGTTGCCTTCAGGAGACGATGGATCTCGCTCGCCTGGTGGAGATCGTGGAGCGCATGGAGCGGGGCGAGATCCGCACCGTGGCCGTGGAGACCCCGCAGCCGTCCGCGATGTCCCACGAGATCCTCAACGCGAATCCCTACGCGTTCCTCGACGATGCCCCTCTCGAGGAACGGCGGGCGCGGGCCGTGCAGCTGCGGCGGGTGGATCCCGACCTCGCCCGGGGCCCAGGGGCCCTGGATCCCGAGGCCGTGGCGGAGGTGCGGGCCCAGGTTGCGCCAGACGTGCGGGACCCTGACGAGCTGCATGACCTCCTTCATACCCTGGTACTCCTCCCCCTGGAGGAGGCGGACTCGTGGAGGGGGGTTGCGGAAGCACTCCTCTGCCAGGGGCGGGCCACGGTGGCTGCAATGGACAGGCTCCGGGCATACGTGGCCGTCGAGCGGGTGCCGTTCGTGAGGGCCATCTGGCCGCAGGCCCACTTCCTCCCGGAGCCCCAGATCCCTCCGGACCTGCCGCAGCCGACCCGGGAGGAGGCGGTGCTGGCCGTGGTGCGGGGCTGGATGCCCTGCCTGGGCCCCACCACGGTCCCGGCCCTCGCGGTGCGGCTCGGCCTCCCGGAAGGGGAGGTATCGGCTGCCCTTGCAGCCCTGGAAGGGGTGGGGATCGTGTTGCGAGGGCACTACAGCCCGGGGGTTGAGGAGGAGGAGTGGTGCGAGCGCACCCTCTTAGCCCGAATCCACCGGCTCACCGTGGATCGGCTACGACGGGAGATCGAACCGGTAACCCCCGCAGACTTTATACGGTTTCTGTTCCGGTGGCAGCACGTGCATCCTGGCACCCAGCTCCATGGCCGCGGAGGTCTCCTCGAGGTGATCGGCCAGCTCCAGGGCCTGGAACTCCCGGCGGAAGCGTGGGAGACCAGCGTCCTGCCCGCGCGGGTCTCCGCCTACAATCCCGCAGACCTGGAGGCCCTCTGCTTGGGCGGGGTCATCGCCTGGGGCCGCATCGTGCCCAACGGCGGTCCGGAATCGGACAGGGTCCGGCGGCGCCGGGGCGTGGTGCGCACGACTCCGATCGCCTTCCTGCTCCGGGAGGACCTGGCGGTGTACGTCCGTCCGGCCGAGCCCTGCCTGATCGGACTAGGGGGGACGGCCCGGGACGCCCTGGCGTACCTAGAAGCCCACGGGGCTTCCTTTCTCTCGGACATCGCCCGGGCCATTGGCCGGCTTCCCTCAGAGGTGGAGGCGGCTCTGTGGGAACTCGTGGCCGCGGGACTCGTGAGCGGGGATGGCGTGGGGGGGTTACGGCAGCTCCTGCGCCGGGGCCGCAGGCGGCGGGGGCTGCGGGCACTCCCTGGTGGACTCTACGGTCGGTCCCTGCCCGTGGGCCGTTGGGCCCTGTGGCGCCCGACCGAGGAGGTTCCGGAGCCGGAGCGCACGGAGCGGATCGCGCAGCACCTGCTGCGGCGCTACGGGGTGGTGTTCCGGGAGGTGCTGGCGAGGGAGCGGGCGGCCCCGCCGTGGCGGGATCTGGTACGGGTGTACCGGCGCTGGGAACTGCAGGGGAGGATCCGGGGCGGCCGATTCGTCAGCGGGTTTGCGGGCGAGCAGTACGCACTCCCCGAGGCCGTGGAGGCGCTGCGGGCGGTGCGGCGCACACCGGGTCACCCGGAGACGGTGGTGGTCTCGGCCGCAGACCCTCTGAACCTGGTGGGGATTCTGGTTCCCGGAGAGCGCATCTCCCCCTTTTCGGATCTGTGGATCGCCTTCCGGAACGGCGTGCCCGTGAAGAGCGCTCCCCTTGGGGCGCTGCTGCGGCTCGTGCAGCCTCCTACAGCGCCCACGGTGGGCGGGACCACCGCGATGTAG